In the bacterium genome, GGCGGCAGCAATCGCTCTGAAGGTACCGGTTGTTATTGGAACAACGACAGATATATCCGATGATTCCGCCCTGCGGTTTTCTGAACTGTTCTATTCGCAACTAGGTCGCGGTGATAATGTCGAAAAGGTTATGGAATTTGTAAAGTCCGATTTACAACTACGAAAGGATCGGATCAATACAATCGTGAAGATTCATCAGCGAGCCGGAAGTAGCGCTTCTAAACTTAGATTGTTTCTTCGCCCGGAAATTCGTGCAGCCTTTCTATTAGGAAAATCTAAGAAAGTAAAACAAAATGGACCTGAATACCAGATTAAGCTTTGGATTAAAAACGCTCCTCAGAACACGATTGAAGCTGTTTACCAATATAATCACAGATCTTTTAAACAACATCCCTTTGCCCGAGCCTCCTTCCGAAACGGAAGTGATTTCCAGGTCAATGTCAATGCATCTCGGGATTTTCAGCTTCGTGTCACTTTGTGGTCAAAGCACGCTGGCGAGTGTCTTGTTTCGACTCTTTCTGAGGCGCTTAAACTAACTCACACCAGGGAACGTAACCGTAGCATCAAGGCGGCAATCCAACAGATTTCGAAACACTAGTTTTCTTTAATACGATTGTTGGACATCATCCACCTCTACAAACAGGATCGAGCGTGTAGCAACTGTCAATAACCCTGGAATTGTGTTTCGAGAGAAACTGCAATGGCCGCAATTTGCTGCTTGACTTCTCATGGCTCGACTTTTATAAAAATGAGTCCGGCGCAGGCGAAAAAACTGCGTGCTCGACCCTTCGGGATCGACGGCAGCGGGTTTGATCTAACGGAGCTTTTCCCTAACGAGACGCGGGGCGTCCCAGGAATGGCGACTGCTCCGCGCTGGTACCTTGCAGAAACCTAAGCGGAACCGGACGTCGCGCATACCTGGATCCATAAAAATCGCGTCGCGCGTCAAAAAGGGA is a window encoding:
- a CDS encoding CHAT domain-containing protein, translating into MVTIMIIQANPRTEVFLNLKDEYLKIEQALRVVHAPEHKIVWESGVRPGDLLLRLNEHKPDVVHFSGHGDPSGELLLEGKNGNTESIPLEHLKDVFTKKEVKLVVLNSCFSATQAAAIALKVPVVIGTTTDISDDSALRFSELFYSQLGRGDNVEKVMEFVKSDLQLRKDRINTIVKIHQRAGSSASKLRLFLRPEIRAAFLLGKSKKVKQNGPEYQIKLWIKNAPQNTIEAVYQYNHRSFKQHPFARASFRNGSDFQVNVNASRDFQLRVTLWSKHAGECLVSTLSEALKLTHTRERNRSIKAAIQQISKH